One segment of Nostoc piscinale CENA21 DNA contains the following:
- the hpnH gene encoding adenosyl-hopene transferase HpnH gives MGINLQQAMDIGKYLVTQRLLGRKRFPLVLMLEPLFRCNLACSGCGKIQHPVEILKRNLTPQECFAAVEECGAPVVSIPGGEPLLHPQIDEIVRGLVERKKYVYLCTNGLLLEKSLDKFQPSPYFTFSVHLDGMREWHDKCVDRKGVFDTAVNAIRAAKAKGFRVTTNTTIFEGADVKEMQEFFDFLESLNIDGMMISPGYSYEWAPDQDHFLKREQTRALFREILTPYTSGKKNWNFNHNPLFLDFLIGEKDYECTPWGSPSYSVLGWQKPCYLLNEGHYTSFKELLDNTDWSKYGRASGNPQCADCMVHCGYEPTAAMDAMQPQNIARSLSTVFGKS, from the coding sequence GTGGGAATTAATCTACAACAAGCAATGGATATCGGGAAGTATCTGGTAACTCAGCGTCTTTTAGGGCGTAAACGCTTCCCCTTGGTATTGATGCTAGAACCATTATTTCGTTGTAATTTAGCTTGTTCTGGTTGTGGCAAGATTCAGCACCCCGTGGAAATTCTCAAACGCAATCTCACACCCCAAGAGTGCTTCGCCGCAGTGGAAGAATGTGGCGCACCTGTAGTTTCTATTCCTGGAGGAGAACCATTACTCCACCCCCAAATTGATGAGATTGTCCGAGGATTAGTAGAACGCAAGAAATATGTTTACTTGTGTACCAATGGTTTGTTACTCGAAAAAAGCCTCGATAAATTCCAACCTTCGCCTTACTTTACCTTCAGTGTCCACTTAGATGGAATGCGCGAGTGGCATGATAAATGTGTTGATCGCAAAGGTGTGTTTGATACTGCTGTCAACGCCATTCGTGCAGCTAAAGCCAAAGGTTTCCGCGTCACCACTAACACCACCATCTTTGAAGGCGCAGATGTCAAAGAAATGCAAGAATTCTTTGATTTTCTCGAAAGCCTAAATATTGATGGGATGATGATTTCCCCTGGTTACAGCTACGAATGGGCCCCAGATCAAGACCATTTCCTCAAACGCGAACAAACTCGCGCCCTATTCCGGGAAATCCTCACACCCTACACATCAGGTAAGAAAAACTGGAACTTCAATCACAATCCCTTGTTCCTAGACTTTCTGATTGGTGAAAAAGACTACGAATGTACACCTTGGGGAAGTCCGAGCTATAGCGTTCTTGGTTGGCAAAAACCCTGTTATTTGTTGAACGAAGGGCATTACACTAGCTTCAAAGAATTGCTAGATAACACAGACTGGAGTAAATACGGCCGCGCCAGTGGTAATCCCCAGTGTGCTGATTGTATGGTTCACTGCGGCTACGAACCAACCGCCGCAATGGATGCAATGCAACCACAAAACATCGCCCGTTCCCTGAGTACGGTGTTTGGTAAGAGTTAG
- a CDS encoding ferritin-like domain-containing protein, translating to MKIGSVDHRELFCCSFMESYREYEPEHLPWPDLDNAALTLLRSIPFWGQALNKERQAGVIVSEYAKTLDRGILQDAIALQGEEESRHARLLKVFIERYDIPMPACPPIEIPANLEQTFTVFGFEECLDSFFAFGLFEIAREARVFPEQIFTIFDSIIDEEARHIVFFVNWFTDLQIQRGHGFLPLRSAKTLWYYGRALSSVIKAIGESDPNGAGFTASGASVFSQDLTLEKFLKVCIQENQRRMSKFDSRILQPQLLPRLASTALNTLQLLPKRKAFGEGVRV from the coding sequence ATGAAGATTGGTTCTGTTGACCATAGAGAATTATTCTGTTGTAGTTTTATGGAGAGTTACAGGGAATATGAACCTGAGCATCTCCCTTGGCCTGATTTGGATAATGCTGCTTTGACACTTTTGCGAAGCATCCCTTTTTGGGGTCAGGCTTTGAATAAAGAGCGTCAAGCAGGAGTTATCGTTAGTGAATATGCCAAAACTTTAGATAGGGGCATTTTACAAGATGCGATCGCTCTCCAAGGTGAAGAAGAATCTCGTCACGCTCGGTTGCTGAAAGTGTTTATTGAGCGTTATGACATCCCTATGCCTGCTTGTCCACCTATAGAAATTCCCGCCAACCTTGAGCAGACATTCACTGTATTTGGTTTTGAAGAATGTCTCGATTCTTTTTTTGCTTTTGGCTTATTTGAAATTGCGCGAGAAGCCAGAGTGTTTCCTGAGCAAATCTTCACAATCTTTGACTCAATTATTGATGAAGAAGCTCGGCATATTGTATTTTTTGTCAACTGGTTCACAGATTTGCAAATTCAACGTGGTCATGGGTTTTTACCACTGCGGAGTGCTAAAACTCTCTGGTACTACGGCAGAGCCTTGAGCAGTGTGATTAAAGCCATTGGTGAATCTGATCCCAATGGTGCAGGCTTTACTGCTAGTGGAGCCAGTGTGTTTAGTCAAGATTTAACACTTGAAAAATTCCTTAAAGTGTGCATTCAAGAAAACCAACGGCGAATGAGTAAGTTTGACTCGCGGATATTGCAACCGCAACTGCTACCTAGACTCGCCAGCACAGCGTTGAATACTCTCCAGTTACTACCGAAACGAAAAGCGTTTGGGGAAGGTGTAAGGGTGTAA
- a CDS encoding DUF2237 family protein: MTEAKNVLGTDLEVCCTSPMTGYYRDGYCNTGGQDFGMHVVCAQVTEEFLEFTKSRGNDLSTAFPEYNFPGLRPGDRWCLCAARWQEAMEAGYAPPVVLEATHARALEVCSLEDLRKYGFSAS; this comes from the coding sequence ATGACAGAAGCTAAAAATGTACTCGGCACAGATTTAGAAGTTTGCTGTACTTCACCGATGACTGGTTATTACCGTGATGGGTATTGTAATACTGGTGGGCAAGATTTTGGAATGCACGTTGTTTGCGCCCAGGTGACAGAAGAATTTTTGGAGTTTACCAAATCCCGTGGTAATGATTTAAGTACAGCATTTCCTGAATATAATTTTCCCGGATTACGGCCTGGCGATCGCTGGTGTTTATGTGCAGCACGTTGGCAAGAAGCAATGGAAGCTGGTTACGCACCTCCTGTAGTTCTCGAAGCAACCCACGCTAGAGCCTTAGAAGTTTGTTCCTTGGAAGATTTAAGAAAATACGGCTTTTCTGCATCTTAA
- a CDS encoding efflux RND transporter permease subunit translates to MVKVSSAKSARERFNISKLAIDFSWLTVSFWITVTVAGLLAFSSLKYALFPDITFPVVVVNATAPLTTAIDTEAKLTKPIEERLRSVEGLDDLRSSVYPGQTAVSLAFAVGTDLEKSTSKVETSLKQLSLPQGANYKIIPLNLNESAAVSYTIESSSQNLTELTKVAQDKIIPVITKVPGVLKVNLLGAPSPTPALPTAQNSAAALPQGGATLVRFNGQDALAFQVIKRGNANTLEVVNRVEKEVQKLGTNLKDVKLTLAATQAEYIRHATQSTIDALIEAIVLSIVVIFPFLWSWRATLISALAIPTSLLATFIVMAIFGFNLETITLLALALVIGSIIDDAIVDVENIMRHIEDGETPRQATLLATNEIGLTVTAATLTAVAVFLPIGLMGGVVGQFFKPFGITVSAAMLASMLVARTLSPVLAMYWLKPVSAKPRKREAKSWLGFNQAYRNLLHWSLRHRRLVILVAVLSFVGGIALIPLIPKGFIPKLDRGEFNITYTAPLPQIPDLAALQKQAAAQGIPPSGQAFPLPNPLNDSLEVAKKLEEVVRKSPAVETVFTTVGSREGEPNKGTLYIKLKEDRNITTAELQDQFRTSLPTLKGVTTSVEDIQFVDTGGQKPLQVALRGDDLQALAKASKAIKERLVNIPGLADITVTGEANQQGQFLQIQRLNNQRVAYISANLGQNLSLGDATDKVVAEAKAVLPPGVTLDLGGDSASLAEVFGSFASTLLLSALCIVVVLILLFKSWVDPVVIGVSLPLALVGALLALLFTESDFGMISLIGFVFLLGLANKNAILLVDYINQLRESGLDRTDAILKAGPVRLRPIMMTTASTILGMLPIALGLGAGSELRSPMAVAIAGGLVSSTILSLIVVPVVYAILDDWFPRFRQEAKN, encoded by the coding sequence ATGGTAAAGGTTAGTAGCGCAAAATCTGCACGAGAACGCTTCAATATCTCCAAATTAGCCATTGACTTCTCGTGGTTGACAGTGAGTTTCTGGATTACTGTAACGGTAGCTGGGCTTTTGGCGTTCAGTTCCCTGAAGTATGCTTTGTTTCCAGATATTACTTTCCCGGTGGTGGTAGTCAACGCCACAGCACCACTGACAACAGCAATTGACACAGAGGCCAAACTCACCAAACCAATCGAAGAGCGCCTACGCTCTGTAGAAGGACTAGATGATCTGCGTTCATCTGTCTATCCTGGTCAAACGGCAGTTAGTTTAGCTTTTGCAGTTGGCACTGATTTAGAAAAATCCACCAGCAAGGTAGAAACTTCACTCAAACAGTTAAGCTTGCCTCAAGGGGCAAATTACAAAATTATCCCCCTGAATTTAAACGAATCAGCAGCTGTTAGCTACACCATAGAGAGTTCCTCACAGAACCTCACAGAATTGACCAAGGTAGCACAAGACAAAATTATCCCAGTTATTACCAAAGTACCGGGAGTCTTGAAAGTCAATTTGTTGGGAGCGCCTAGCCCTACACCCGCATTGCCTACAGCCCAGAATTCAGCGGCGGCACTTCCCCAAGGTGGAGCCACATTAGTCAGATTTAATGGGCAAGATGCACTGGCTTTTCAAGTCATCAAACGAGGGAACGCCAACACCTTAGAAGTGGTGAATCGGGTAGAAAAAGAAGTGCAGAAGTTGGGAACTAACCTCAAGGATGTCAAACTCACCTTAGCTGCAACCCAAGCCGAGTATATTCGTCATGCCACACAATCAACCATAGACGCACTGATAGAAGCAATTGTTTTGTCGATTGTGGTGATATTTCCTTTCTTGTGGAGTTGGCGAGCCACTTTAATTTCGGCACTGGCGATTCCGACTTCTTTACTGGCGACATTTATCGTCATGGCAATTTTCGGCTTCAATCTAGAAACAATTACCCTACTGGCTTTGGCCTTGGTAATTGGCAGTATTATTGACGATGCGATCGTTGATGTCGAAAACATCATGCGCCATATTGAAGACGGCGAAACTCCGCGTCAAGCTACATTACTGGCAACTAATGAAATTGGTTTGACTGTGACAGCAGCTACATTGACAGCTGTGGCAGTATTCCTGCCTATAGGTTTAATGGGTGGGGTAGTTGGACAATTCTTCAAACCCTTTGGGATAACAGTTTCAGCCGCAATGTTAGCTTCTATGCTGGTGGCGAGGACTTTGTCGCCAGTGTTGGCTATGTACTGGCTAAAACCCGTATCTGCTAAACCTCGGAAGCGAGAAGCCAAGTCTTGGCTAGGGTTCAACCAAGCTTACCGCAACTTACTGCACTGGTCTTTACGCCATCGCAGACTAGTCATCTTAGTAGCAGTCCTGAGTTTTGTAGGTGGGATAGCCTTAATTCCCCTGATTCCCAAAGGATTTATCCCCAAACTTGATCGCGGCGAATTCAACATCACTTATACTGCGCCCTTACCACAAATACCAGATTTAGCAGCTTTACAAAAACAGGCTGCTGCCCAAGGTATTCCCCCGTCTGGGCAAGCTTTCCCGTTGCCTAACCCCCTCAACGACTCTCTAGAAGTTGCTAAGAAATTAGAAGAAGTCGTCAGAAAATCGCCAGCCGTGGAAACAGTGTTTACTACTGTTGGTTCCCGTGAAGGCGAGCCAAATAAAGGCACACTCTACATCAAACTTAAAGAAGACCGGAATATTACCACCGCCGAACTGCAAGACCAATTCCGCACCAGCTTGCCCACATTAAAGGGAGTAACAACCAGTGTCGAAGATATTCAATTTGTCGATACAGGTGGACAAAAACCTTTGCAAGTAGCCTTGCGAGGTGATGATTTACAAGCTTTAGCCAAGGCCAGCAAAGCCATTAAAGAACGCTTAGTCAACATTCCCGGATTGGCTGATATTACAGTCACAGGTGAAGCTAATCAACAAGGACAATTCTTGCAAATTCAGCGTTTGAACAATCAACGAGTAGCCTATATCAGTGCCAACCTTGGTCAAAATTTATCATTGGGTGATGCCACTGACAAAGTTGTGGCAGAAGCAAAAGCTGTCTTACCTCCTGGTGTGACTCTCGATTTAGGTGGCGATTCTGCCAGCTTGGCAGAGGTATTTGGCAGTTTTGCTTCGACTTTGTTGCTGTCAGCCCTGTGTATTGTTGTAGTGCTAATTTTACTCTTCAAAAGCTGGGTAGACCCGGTAGTGATTGGTGTTTCCTTACCGTTGGCTTTGGTAGGGGCATTACTGGCGCTCTTGTTTACTGAGAGCGACTTTGGCATGATTTCGCTGATTGGCTTTGTCTTTTTATTAGGACTAGCCAATAAAAATGCGATTTTGCTGGTGGATTATATCAACCAACTGCGTGAATCGGGCTTAGACCGTACCGACGCTATCTTAAAAGCCGGGCCAGTGCGTCTGCGACCGATTATGATGACCACTGCTTCCACAATTTTAGGGATGTTACCCATTGCCTTGGGTCTTGGTGCTGGTTCAGAATTGCGATCGCCTATGGCGGTGGCTATTGCTGGAGGTTTGGTCAGTTCCACAATCCTCAGCTTAATTGTTGTACCCGTAGTTTACGCCATCTTAGATGACTGGTTCCCGCGCTTTCGTCAGGAGGCGAAAAACTAA
- the hpnA gene encoding hopanoid-associated sugar epimerase yields the protein MQAFVTGGTGFVGSHLVRLLLQQGYKVKALVRPSSNLANLRGLDVELVKGDLTDSEIWQQMRGCQYLFHVAAHYSLWQVDRQLLYRYNVIGTRNILEAARKAEIERTVYTSSVSAIGVGAAGKPVDETYQSPVEKLIGSYKQSKFLAEQEAKQAAARGQDVVIVNPSTPIGSLDIKPTPTGDIILRFLRREMPVYLDTGLNFIDVRDVAWGHLLALQKGKSGDRYILGHQNLSLKQLLEQLAEITNLPAPQRTIPAWIPLSVAWIDEKILAPLGKTPSVPIDGVRMAQQHMYYDASKAVRELGLPQSPLKAALKDAVDWFMAEGYVK from the coding sequence ATGCAAGCCTTTGTCACAGGGGGAACCGGTTTTGTCGGTTCCCACTTGGTGCGGTTACTACTGCAACAAGGATACAAAGTTAAAGCTTTAGTGCGCCCTAGCAGTAATTTAGCCAATTTACGCGGCTTGGATGTGGAACTAGTCAAGGGTGATTTGACAGATTCGGAAATTTGGCAACAAATGAGGGGTTGTCAATATTTATTCCATGTCGCTGCCCATTATTCTTTGTGGCAAGTAGATAGACAACTACTGTATCGTTACAACGTTATTGGTACACGGAATATCCTCGAAGCTGCCCGCAAAGCTGAGATTGAACGCACCGTTTACACCAGTTCAGTATCAGCGATTGGAGTCGGGGCGGCTGGTAAACCTGTCGATGAAACTTATCAAAGTCCAGTGGAAAAACTGATTGGTAGTTACAAACAGTCAAAATTTCTCGCCGAACAAGAAGCTAAACAAGCAGCCGCTAGAGGGCAAGATGTCGTAATTGTCAACCCCAGTACTCCAATTGGTTCATTAGATATCAAACCCACACCCACAGGCGATATTATCCTACGGTTTTTGCGGCGAGAAATGCCAGTTTATCTGGATACTGGGCTAAATTTCATCGATGTGCGGGATGTGGCTTGGGGACATTTACTGGCGTTGCAAAAAGGGAAGTCAGGCGATCGTTATATCTTAGGACACCAAAACCTCAGCCTCAAGCAATTACTAGAACAACTCGCCGAAATTACGAATTTACCAGCACCCCAACGCACCATTCCTGCTTGGATACCCTTGAGTGTGGCTTGGATTGATGAGAAAATTCTCGCACCACTAGGAAAAACGCCTTCAGTCCCAATAGATGGTGTCCGTATGGCTCAACAACACATGTACTATGACGCTAGTAAAGCTGTCCGCGAGTTGGGGCTACCCCAGTCTCCCCTGAAAGCAGCGTTAAAAGATGCCGTCGATTGGTTTATGGCTGAAGGTTATGTCAAATGA